One Methanolobus sp. WCC4 DNA segment encodes these proteins:
- a CDS encoding sodium:solute symporter family protein, whose translation MAVSTPLLGISVLAYMMVVFYLGWLGYKQTKDNDDYMLAGRKVNPFVLAFSYGAAFISTSAIIGFGGYAGAFGLGILWLVFMNIAVGIFIAFVIFGSRTRRMGVNLKAVTFPELIGRRFQSRFIQGFSGALITIFMPLYAGSVLIGGARFMETALNIEYNIAILILAVIVAAYVITGGLIAVMYTDALQGVLMFIGMGILLVLTYSKLGGVTEAHQALTNMAYLVPDNFAAIGHTGWTTMPAFGSPVWWTLVSTIILGVGVGVLAQPQLAVRFMTVKNTRSLKRAVLSGGPFIFMMAGVAYLVGALSNVYFFDTQGMISLDVAGGNIDKIMPEYINSAMPDYFVVFFLLTLLAAAMSTLSSQFHAMGTAFGHDFYRQGVMNGKIGQTISVTRAGIATTIMISVVLAYILPPGIIARATAIFFGLCAAAFLPMYTGAIFWKRMTRQGATASLIVGTFASLFWLTFVHAKEATALGISQALFGVDTLLTGTWTVVDPILVATPIAFVVAIVVSLMTEPASKEHIEQCFKRN comes from the coding sequence ATGGCAGTCAGCACCCCACTTCTTGGAATATCTGTCCTGGCATATATGATGGTGGTCTTCTACCTGGGCTGGCTGGGATATAAACAGACAAAGGATAATGACGATTATATGCTGGCTGGAAGGAAGGTCAATCCTTTCGTACTTGCCTTCTCCTATGGTGCGGCATTTATCAGTACATCAGCGATCATCGGGTTCGGAGGATATGCCGGGGCCTTTGGTCTCGGGATACTGTGGCTCGTATTCATGAACATCGCTGTAGGCATCTTCATCGCTTTTGTCATATTTGGTTCAAGGACGAGGCGTATGGGCGTGAACCTCAAGGCTGTGACATTCCCGGAACTGATAGGAAGGAGGTTCCAGTCAAGGTTCATTCAGGGATTCTCAGGTGCTTTGATAACCATTTTCATGCCACTCTATGCAGGCAGTGTCCTGATAGGGGGAGCTCGTTTCATGGAAACAGCCCTGAACATCGAATACAATATCGCTATCCTCATACTTGCAGTGATAGTTGCAGCCTATGTGATAACAGGCGGACTTATTGCAGTCATGTACACTGACGCATTGCAGGGAGTACTGATGTTCATCGGAATGGGCATTCTTCTTGTACTGACATACTCAAAGCTTGGCGGTGTCACAGAAGCCCACCAGGCACTCACAAATATGGCATATCTTGTCCCGGATAACTTTGCAGCTATCGGACATACCGGATGGACAACAATGCCGGCATTCGGCTCACCAGTATGGTGGACGCTCGTATCTACTATAATACTGGGAGTTGGCGTAGGGGTTCTTGCACAGCCACAGCTTGCAGTGCGCTTCATGACAGTGAAGAACACACGCTCATTGAAGAGAGCGGTTCTCTCAGGCGGTCCTTTCATCTTCATGATGGCAGGTGTTGCATATCTCGTAGGTGCGTTGTCAAATGTCTATTTCTTCGACACTCAGGGAATGATCTCCCTTGATGTTGCAGGTGGAAATATAGACAAGATCATGCCCGAGTACATAAACAGTGCAATGCCGGATTACTTCGTTGTGTTCTTCCTGCTAACACTACTGGCAGCAGCCATGTCAACGCTCAGCTCACAGTTCCATGCTATGGGTACCGCCTTTGGACATGACTTCTACCGCCAGGGAGTCATGAATGGAAAGATAGGACAGACGATCAGTGTCACAAGGGCAGGTATCGCAACAACTATCATGATAAGCGTGGTCCTGGCATATATTCTCCCGCCAGGTATCATCGCAAGGGCAACAGCGATATTCTTTGGACTCTGTGCAGCAGCATTCCTCCCAATGTACACCGGAGCTATCTTCTGGAAACGCATGACAAGGCAGGGAGCAACTGCAAGCTTGATAGTTGGAACCTTCGCAAGTCTGTTCTGGCTCACATTCGTTCATGCAAAGGAAGCAACTGCACTGGGAATCAGCCAGGCACTCTTCGGTGTCGATACCCTGCTCACAGGAACATGGACCGTCGTGGACCCGATACTTGTAGCTACACCAATTGCATTTGTAGTGGCGATAGTCGTGAGCCTGATGACAGAACCTGCTTCAAAGGAGCATATAGAACAGTGTTTTAAGAGAAATTGA
- a CDS encoding GyrI-like domain-containing protein, which translates to MEIIKEPSITDLEERTVAYVSFVGNYIGNAEVFAGLFGKLGNWAGPKQLMGPDTLWMSAYYDDPGVTPPEELKLDACMTIGDDVEVEGEIKKKMLPGGKYVTMRAELTGAEEYGPVWEKVVDWVLQSKLEMDLSRASYEVYLNDPEEHPLKHHIVDICMPVK; encoded by the coding sequence GTGGAGATCATTAAAGAACCTTCGATAACGGATTTAGAAGAACGAACAGTGGCCTATGTATCATTTGTCGGGAACTACATAGGAAATGCAGAAGTGTTTGCGGGTCTGTTTGGCAAACTTGGTAACTGGGCAGGGCCAAAACAATTGATGGGACCGGATACACTCTGGATGTCTGCCTATTATGATGACCCGGGCGTTACACCTCCTGAAGAGTTGAAGCTGGACGCATGCATGACCATTGGAGATGACGTTGAAGTTGAAGGAGAGATCAAAAAGAAAATGCTTCCCGGTGGAAAGTATGTGACAATGCGTGCTGAACTTACGGGAGCTGAGGAGTATGGCCCTGTATGGGAGAAAGTTGTTGACTGGGTGCTGCAGAGTAAACTTGAGATGGACCTGTCTCGGGCAAGTTATGAGGTATACTTGAATGATCCGGAGGAACATCCTCTAAAGCATCATATAGTCGATATATGCATGCCGGTAAAATGA
- a CDS encoding sodium:solute symporter family protein, with protein sequence MALSTPVLGVIILVYLMVIFYLGWLGYKKTKQTEDYMVAGRQIHPYILALSYGATFISTSAIIGFGGAAGALGMGLLWLAFMNIFVGIFIAFVLFGSKTRRMGLNLNAVTFPELLGRRFQSRFIQGFSGALIGIFMPLYAGIVLIGGARFLESTLNINYDIAVLILTVIVAAYVITGGLIAVMYTDALQGTLMFIGMAFLLVFTYIKLGGVSAAHSALTAMNDLVPDSLVAGGHMGWTSMPAFGSPIWWTLVSTLVLGVGIGVVAQPQLAVRFMTVKNDTALNRAVLVGGPFILMMTGVAFTVGALSNAYFYETLGQISVVVAGGNTDLIMPEFINSAMPETFVILFMLTLLAAAMSTLSSQFHTMGTSIGHDLYREFIKKGELGQTINITRAAIAFTILASVILAYILPISIIARATAIFFGLCAAAFLPMYTGALFWKRMTKEGAIASLLVGTFSSLFWLAFVHKSEAVPLGISKAIFGVDTILTGTWTVVDPILVATPLAFVVAIVVSLATKPTPQEHLDVCFKK encoded by the coding sequence ATGGCACTGAGCACACCTGTTCTTGGAGTAATAATACTTGTGTATCTCATGGTTATCTTCTATCTCGGATGGCTCGGATACAAGAAAACCAAACAGACCGAAGACTACATGGTAGCCGGAAGGCAGATACATCCTTATATCCTTGCACTGTCCTACGGTGCGACCTTCATCAGTACCTCAGCCATAATCGGTTTTGGCGGTGCTGCCGGTGCCCTTGGTATGGGACTTTTATGGCTTGCATTCATGAACATCTTCGTAGGGATATTCATCGCATTCGTCTTATTCGGTTCAAAGACACGCCGTATGGGACTTAACCTAAATGCCGTCACATTCCCTGAACTACTTGGAAGGCGTTTCCAGTCAAGGTTCATACAGGGATTCTCAGGAGCACTCATAGGCATATTCATGCCACTTTATGCAGGTATCGTACTTATCGGAGGAGCAAGGTTCCTTGAATCTACCCTCAATATAAACTATGACATTGCAGTTCTTATTCTCACAGTTATTGTAGCCGCTTATGTTATCACAGGCGGACTTATCGCTGTTATGTACACTGACGCTCTGCAAGGAACCCTCATGTTCATTGGAATGGCTTTCCTGCTCGTGTTCACCTATATCAAACTTGGAGGAGTTTCCGCCGCCCACTCGGCACTCACAGCCATGAACGACCTTGTACCGGATAGTCTTGTAGCTGGAGGACATATGGGCTGGACATCCATGCCTGCATTCGGCTCACCCATATGGTGGACACTGGTATCAACGCTGGTCCTTGGTGTGGGAATAGGAGTTGTCGCTCAGCCTCAGCTTGCTGTCAGGTTCATGACAGTAAAGAACGACACAGCACTCAACAGGGCAGTACTTGTCGGCGGACCATTCATCCTCATGATGACAGGAGTTGCCTTCACGGTAGGTGCACTCTCAAACGCATACTTCTACGAAACACTGGGCCAGATATCAGTCGTGGTTGCAGGAGGAAATACCGACCTTATCATGCCTGAGTTCATCAACAGCGCCATGCCTGAGACCTTTGTCATCCTGTTCATGCTGACACTGCTTGCAGCAGCTATGTCGACCCTGAGCTCCCAGTTCCACACAATGGGAACATCCATAGGCCACGATCTATATCGTGAGTTCATCAAGAAGGGAGAACTCGGACAGACCATCAACATTACCAGAGCGGCTATCGCATTCACCATCCTTGCAAGTGTAATACTGGCGTACATACTGCCTATCAGTATCATTGCCCGTGCAACAGCGATCTTCTTCGGACTCTGTGCAGCAGCATTCCTGCCAATGTACACCGGTGCACTGTTCTGGAAACGCATGACAAAGGAAGGTGCTATCGCAAGTCTTCTTGTCGGGACATTCAGCAGTCTGTTCTGGCTTGCATTCGTACACAAATCAGAAGCTGTACCACTTGGAATAAGCAAGGCGATCTTTGGTGTTGACACCATCCTCACAGGAACCTGGACCGTTGTGGACCCGATACTTGTAGCCACACCACTTGCATTCGTGGTTGCCATAGTCGTAAGTCTTGCAACGAAACCAACGCCTCAGGAACACCTTGATGTCTGTTTCAAGAAATAG
- a CDS encoding symporter small accessory protein gives MLGIDDPQIWLAYILCFVSAIGCIIYGALKWNGDSDGEEMD, from the coding sequence ATGCTTGGAATAGATGACCCGCAGATATGGCTGGCTTACATCCTGTGTTTCGTAAGCGCCATTGGCTGCATAATATATGGAGCCCTTAAATGGAACGGTGACTCCGACGGAGAGGAGATGGACTGA
- a CDS encoding symporter small accessory protein, with translation MLGITDPQIWVAYVLCFVSAIGCIIYGIIHWNDDEEDV, from the coding sequence ATGTTAGGTATTACAGACCCACAGATATGGGTCGCTTACGTGTTATGTTTTGTAAGTGCCATAGGATGTATCATCTACGGCATTATACACTGGAACGATGACGAGGAGGATGTCTGA